The following coding sequences are from one Pseudonocardia sp. HH130630-07 window:
- a CDS encoding IS3 family transposase has protein sequence MSVARFIADQRTFHRVPHTLACALLGVSISWLYKWLDRAARSDGGATATEKRRCALDAAVAVAFDDAQRLHGSPRLHADLCEAGWRVSEKTVADSMRRQGLVARRIKRHNGLTRQDRTAPKFPDLLRRGFTAAEPNRRWVGDMTEIPTAAGKLYLATVIDLYSRRLLGAATGLHPNAELACAAIRMAVAARGGADRIAGVIFHTDRGSTYTAGAFTALCRRLDIRQSMGRVGSCFDNAAAEAFFSSLEWEVLSRNDFDTISRARAAVIDWCYGFYNHRRRHSAAAGLSPINYENAALTRDAA, from the coding sequence GTGAGCGTGGCCCGTTTCATCGCCGACCAGAGGACCTTCCACCGGGTGCCGCACACGCTGGCCTGCGCCCTGTTGGGGGTGTCGATCTCCTGGCTGTACAAGTGGCTCGACCGCGCCGCGCGTTCCGACGGTGGTGCCACCGCGACCGAGAAGCGCCGCTGCGCGTTGGACGCCGCCGTGGCCGTGGCGTTCGACGACGCCCAGCGGCTACACGGCTCACCCCGTCTGCACGCCGACCTGTGTGAGGCCGGATGGCGGGTGTCGGAGAAGACCGTGGCGGACTCGATGCGCCGCCAGGGCCTGGTCGCCCGCCGGATCAAGCGGCACAACGGGCTGACCCGCCAGGACCGCACGGCGCCGAAGTTCCCGGACCTGCTTCGTCGGGGTTTCACTGCGGCCGAGCCGAACCGCAGATGGGTCGGGGACATGACCGAGATCCCCACCGCGGCCGGGAAGTTGTATCTGGCCACGGTGATCGACCTGTACTCGCGGCGGCTGCTCGGCGCGGCCACGGGGCTGCACCCGAACGCCGAGCTGGCGTGTGCGGCGATCCGGATGGCGGTGGCGGCCCGCGGCGGGGCGGACCGAATCGCCGGGGTGATCTTCCACACCGACCGCGGGTCGACCTACACCGCGGGCGCGTTCACCGCTCTGTGTCGGCGGCTCGACATCCGTCAGTCGATGGGCCGGGTCGGGTCGTGTTTCGACAATGCCGCGGCGGAGGCGTTCTTCTCCAGCCTGGAGTGGGAAGTGCTGTCCCGCAACGACTTCGACACCATCAGTAGGGCGCGGGCGGCGGTCATCGACTGGTGTTACGGCTTCTACAACCACCGGCGGCGACACAGTGCCGCCGCCGGGCTCTCACCGATCAACTACGAGAACGCCGCCCTCACCCGAGACGCGGCATAA
- a CDS encoding serine/threonine-protein kinase: MSVPEGEVQRRQIAGRYRVDGPLGSGAMGTVWSGFDDVLQRRVALKELKIPDGIPHGEKQELRERIMREARALAGLSHPNVVTVFDVLDSGGDEPLVVMELVPSKNLASAISELGRLDVSQAGVVGFGTAAALRAAHRAGITHRDVKPGNVLISDDGRIKLTDFGIARNESDAPMTSAGLVLGSPAYIAPEVAAGQPVTPAADLWGLGATLYAAVEGRPPYDVDGDPVRTITEVVDGPVPTPTITGPIAEVIAGLMVKEPSGRMPLDEARARLRPLLADPDDPVFPGSPDVPTIMARVPAPTAPSGPQVPQAPHRPPGGPTATGTNARAGAPLAADPGPVPSFGMPAPPEPQHRPGPPRPMPAPVPARAPRAGGAAPARTAATGATGVLGGVPLVIGGAALVLAGALAGFAGVRALSGQEPLSTVTVATERTPRIAHPDPLGFSVAVPDDWTQYRSPGADGAVVVRFVSPDGRQELSVRPAASTEAVTGALTPDLLGVDTADVGPVTSGPDGSSQVELTTTSGPQERSTLLRIVPGRTPDGVWVLQLTSPAGQNERAAAGLFDAVAAGFRNTG; encoded by the coding sequence GTGTCCGTTCCCGAAGGCGAGGTCCAGCGCCGCCAGATCGCCGGGCGGTACCGCGTCGACGGCCCGCTCGGCAGCGGCGCGATGGGCACCGTGTGGTCCGGTTTCGACGACGTGCTGCAGCGCCGGGTCGCGCTCAAGGAGCTGAAGATCCCGGACGGGATCCCGCACGGCGAGAAGCAGGAGCTGCGCGAACGGATCATGCGCGAGGCCCGGGCGCTGGCCGGGCTGTCGCACCCCAACGTCGTCACCGTGTTCGACGTGCTCGACTCCGGCGGTGACGAGCCGCTGGTCGTCATGGAGCTGGTGCCGTCGAAGAACCTGGCCTCGGCGATCTCGGAGCTGGGCCGGCTGGACGTCTCGCAGGCCGGCGTCGTCGGGTTCGGCACCGCGGCCGCGCTGCGCGCCGCGCACCGGGCCGGGATCACGCACCGCGACGTCAAGCCGGGCAACGTCCTCATCTCCGACGACGGCCGGATCAAGCTGACCGACTTCGGGATCGCGCGCAACGAGTCGGACGCGCCGATGACCTCGGCCGGCCTCGTCCTCGGCTCCCCCGCCTACATCGCGCCGGAGGTGGCCGCCGGGCAGCCGGTGACCCCGGCCGCGGACCTCTGGGGCCTGGGCGCCACCCTCTACGCCGCCGTCGAGGGCCGCCCGCCCTACGACGTCGACGGCGACCCGGTGCGCACGATCACCGAGGTCGTCGACGGCCCGGTGCCGACCCCGACGATCACCGGCCCGATCGCCGAGGTCATCGCCGGCCTGATGGTGAAGGAGCCGTCCGGGCGGATGCCGCTGGACGAGGCGCGCGCCCGGCTGCGCCCGCTGCTCGCGGACCCGGACGACCCGGTGTTCCCCGGCTCACCGGACGTCCCCACGATCATGGCCAGGGTCCCCGCCCCGACCGCGCCGTCGGGCCCGCAGGTCCCCCAGGCCCCGCACCGGCCGCCCGGCGGGCCCACCGCGACCGGCACGAACGCGCGGGCCGGTGCCCCGCTCGCCGCCGACCCCGGGCCGGTCCCCTCCTTCGGGATGCCCGCCCCGCCCGAGCCGCAGCACCGGCCCGGCCCGCCGCGGCCGATGCCGGCACCGGTGCCCGCGCGGGCACCGCGCGCGGGCGGGGCGGCCCCGGCCCGGACGGCGGCCACCGGGGCCACCGGCGTGCTCGGCGGGGTGCCGCTCGTCATCGGCGGGGCGGCGCTCGTGCTCGCCGGTGCGCTGGCCGGCTTCGCCGGGGTCCGGGCGCTGTCCGGTCAGGAGCCGCTGAGCACGGTCACCGTCGCCACCGAGCGCACGCCGCGGATCGCGCACCCGGACCCGCTCGGGTTCTCCGTCGCCGTCCCCGACGACTGGACGCAGTACCGCTCGCCCGGCGCCGACGGAGCCGTCGTGGTGCGCTTCGTCAGCCCGGACGGGCGCCAGGAGCTCTCGGTCCGGCCCGCGGCGTCGACCGAGGCGGTGACCGGGGCGCTCACCCCGGACCTGCTCGGCGTCGACACCGCCGACGTCGGCCCGGTGACCTCCGGGCCGGACGGGTCCAGCCAGGTCGAGCTCACCACGACCAGCGGCCCGCAGGAACGCAGCACGCTGCTGCGGATCGTCCCCGGCCGCACGCCGGACGGCGTCTGGGTCCTGCAGCTCACCTCACCGGCCGGGCAGAACGAGCGGGCCGCGGCCGGGCTGTTCGACGCCGTCGCCGCGGGCTTCCGCAACACCGGCTGA
- a CDS encoding amidohydrolase produces MTALQTRTELPEIVDFPVEDLGAGTGPAWLESWMRAHKGEIVGWRRAIHARPELARREHLTTARVTETLRRAGLEPFTPPGGTGVVCDIGHGGPLVALRADMDALPLQEQSGVAFASEFPGVMHACGHDGHTAMLLGAALALNSAPSLPGRVRLIFQPAEEVQPGGALDLVEQGVATDVQRIFALHCDPRLEVGRLGTRVGPITSACDLIEVRLTSTGGHTSRPHLTADLVQALGLLATQVPLLLTRHVDPRSGTVLTWGAVHAGEAANAIPQSGLLRGTLRTADHATWTELETTLRALVASVLAPTGVGYVLDHVRGVPPVVNDELATGMLREAAVTVGGDGADASTEQSSGGEDFAWYLEHAPGAMARLGVWSGSGPKRDIHQPTFDLDERALPFGSRVLVHAALAALAEAS; encoded by the coding sequence GTGACTGCGCTGCAGACTCGCACCGAGCTTCCCGAGATCGTCGACTTCCCCGTCGAGGATCTGGGCGCAGGCACGGGTCCGGCCTGGCTGGAGTCCTGGATGCGGGCGCACAAGGGCGAGATCGTCGGCTGGCGCCGGGCGATCCACGCCCGTCCCGAGCTCGCCCGCCGGGAGCACCTCACCACCGCCCGGGTGACCGAGACGCTGCGCCGGGCCGGGCTGGAACCGTTCACGCCGCCCGGCGGCACCGGCGTCGTCTGCGACATCGGGCACGGCGGCCCGCTGGTCGCCCTGCGCGCCGACATGGACGCGCTGCCGCTGCAGGAGCAGAGCGGGGTGGCGTTCGCGTCGGAGTTCCCCGGCGTGATGCACGCCTGCGGGCACGACGGGCACACCGCGATGCTGCTCGGTGCGGCACTGGCGCTGAACTCGGCGCCGTCCCTGCCGGGGCGGGTCCGGCTGATCTTCCAGCCGGCCGAGGAGGTGCAGCCCGGCGGTGCGCTCGACCTGGTCGAGCAGGGTGTCGCGACGGACGTGCAGCGCATCTTCGCCCTGCACTGCGACCCGCGGCTGGAGGTCGGGCGCCTCGGCACCCGGGTCGGGCCGATCACCTCGGCCTGCGACCTCATCGAGGTGCGGCTGACCTCGACCGGCGGCCACACCTCCCGTCCGCACCTGACCGCGGACCTCGTGCAGGCGCTCGGCCTGCTGGCGACCCAGGTCCCGCTGCTGCTGACCCGGCACGTCGACCCGCGGTCGGGCACCGTGCTGACCTGGGGTGCGGTGCACGCCGGGGAGGCTGCGAACGCCATCCCGCAGTCCGGCCTGCTGCGCGGGACCCTGCGCACCGCTGACCACGCGACGTGGACGGAGCTGGAGACCACCCTGCGCGCGCTGGTCGCCTCGGTCCTGGCGCCGACCGGCGTGGGCTACGTGCTGGACCACGTCCGCGGCGTCCCGCCGGTGGTCAACGACGAGCTCGCCACCGGCATGCTCCGCGAGGCCGCGGTCACCGTCGGCGGGGACGGTGCGGACGCGAGCACCGAGCAGTCCTCCGGTGGCGAGGACTTCGCCTGGTACCTGGAGCACGCCCCGGGTGCGATGGCCCGGCTCGGCGTCTGGTCCGGCAGTGGTCCGAAGCGGGACATCCACCAGCCGACATTCGACCTGGACGAGCGGGCACTCCCGTTCGGTTCCCGGGTGCTCGTGCACGCCGCGCTGGCGGCGCTGGCGGAGGCGAGCTGA
- a CDS encoding DUF3558 family protein, with the protein MARPARSRASALLTLAVTAVLAAGCGAEEPPPGPFPPRPQDIAVDRLDPCQGFTAAKATELETRGPQPSDDEQNAMVSRAQGARSRGCAWHNFDDGTSYGVTFIDRDATNGHGADIGNGTIDQIAGYGIVRQEDEVFGACTISIDANQDRTIDVDVYELAGADGQRPPIAGMCRQAADLTTHVIDTLRTLGG; encoded by the coding sequence GTGGCACGACCGGCCCGGAGCCGCGCGTCCGCCCTGCTCACGCTCGCCGTCACCGCTGTGCTGGCGGCGGGCTGCGGAGCCGAGGAACCACCACCCGGGCCCTTCCCGCCCCGGCCGCAGGACATCGCGGTCGACCGCCTCGACCCCTGCCAAGGCTTCACCGCCGCGAAGGCCACGGAACTGGAGACCCGGGGGCCGCAGCCGTCGGACGACGAGCAGAACGCCATGGTCTCCAGGGCCCAGGGAGCCCGGAGCCGGGGCTGCGCCTGGCACAACTTCGACGACGGCACCAGCTACGGCGTGACCTTCATCGACCGCGACGCGACCAACGGCCACGGCGCCGACATCGGCAACGGCACCATCGACCAGATCGCCGGATACGGCATCGTCCGCCAGGAGGACGAGGTCTTCGGGGCCTGCACCATCAGCATCGACGCCAACCAGGACCGGACGATCGACGTGGACGTCTACGAACTCGCCGGCGCCGACGGTCAACGACCACCCATCGCAGGAATGTGCCGACAAGCGGCCGACCTGACCACCCACGTGATCGACACCCTGCGCACACTCGGCGGCTGA
- a CDS encoding DUF397 domain-containing protein, whose amino-acid sequence MEQTPSIDEARATLSAAETDWSKSSFSNGGASGCFEFNFTVPGHVGVRDSKLGNASPVLVFTARELDAMLAGARAGEFDGRIV is encoded by the coding sequence ATGGAACAGACCCCCAGCATCGACGAGGCCCGGGCGACGCTGTCCGCGGCGGAGACCGACTGGAGCAAGTCCAGCTTCTCCAACGGCGGGGCGAGCGGCTGCTTCGAGTTCAACTTCACCGTCCCCGGGCACGTCGGGGTCCGCGACTCGAAGCTGGGCAACGCCAGCCCGGTCCTGGTCTTCACCGCCCGTGAGCTCGACGCGATGCTCGCCGGAGCACGGGCCGGGGAGTTCGACGGCCGGATCGTCTGA
- a CDS encoding DUF5753 domain-containing protein: MAQPGDPLLWQPLLEDVGGDPAVATPPRTAARRWLAIELARMRGDREPAEVAARLAKGAGAYRHYETGERLPSASDLEVLLNWYGRPERVPFFRDLLDAAKRGTDWWRSMPATPPSWFDLYLGLESAAARISGYDAQVVPGLFQTREYTEAVFRGGAHPWTDSELATVVELRMARQAVLDAPDAPQIWWIIDEAALDRQVGGPEVLAAQLDRLSELAARPNIEIQILSHASGAHAGVEGTFVVLDFPTDGFEGDPGTVYVENLEGGSYYEMPDTIRRYRRVFERLQVQADKPAASAELLRSARKRFS, translated from the coding sequence ATGGCGCAACCGGGTGATCCCTTGCTGTGGCAACCGCTGCTCGAGGACGTGGGAGGTGACCCGGCCGTGGCGACACCACCGCGGACCGCCGCTCGCCGATGGCTGGCCATCGAGCTGGCCCGGATGCGCGGCGACCGGGAACCGGCCGAGGTCGCGGCCCGGCTCGCGAAGGGGGCCGGGGCCTACCGGCACTACGAGACCGGGGAGCGGCTGCCGTCCGCGTCCGACCTGGAAGTCCTGCTGAACTGGTACGGGCGGCCGGAGCGCGTCCCGTTCTTCCGCGACCTGCTGGACGCGGCGAAGCGCGGCACCGACTGGTGGCGGAGCATGCCCGCGACCCCACCGAGCTGGTTCGACCTGTATCTCGGCCTGGAGTCGGCGGCAGCCCGGATCAGCGGGTACGACGCCCAGGTGGTCCCCGGCCTGTTCCAGACCCGGGAGTACACCGAGGCGGTGTTCCGCGGTGGCGCGCATCCGTGGACCGACTCAGAACTCGCCACCGTGGTCGAACTCCGGATGGCTCGCCAAGCCGTGCTCGACGCACCCGACGCGCCGCAGATCTGGTGGATCATCGACGAGGCAGCGCTGGATCGGCAGGTCGGCGGACCAGAGGTGCTGGCCGCCCAGCTCGATCGCCTGAGCGAGCTCGCCGCGCGGCCCAACATCGAGATCCAGATACTCAGCCACGCCAGCGGAGCGCATGCTGGAGTCGAGGGCACCTTCGTGGTCCTCGACTTCCCGACCGACGGCTTCGAGGGCGATCCCGGCACCGTGTACGTGGAGAACTTGGAAGGCGGCAGCTACTACGAGATGCCCGACACCATTCGCAGATACCGTCGGGTCTTCGAACGACTTCAGGTGCAGGCCGACAAGCCGGCTGCCTCCGCGGAGCTGCTCAGAAGCGCGAGAAAGAGGTTCTCCTGA